A segment of the Fusarium musae strain F31 chromosome 2, whole genome shotgun sequence genome:
ATGAACCGTCCTGGTGGAGCGATGTAATAAGTTGACTGACCTCTATGGAAAAGAACTCGGTGGTCACCGCGAGATCCACGAAGGAcgaaagctttttaatagaaTACGGGATGGGAGATATCCTGGATACACCTGGCGATTTCTGTTTGCATCTTATGTTCATGCTCACTTGGCTTTTCAGGCACCATAATCTTGAGCGCCACATCTTTTTTCGCAACGTATCGTATGCCATCTCTGCTGTTGACAATCCTCTGGGGCACAGCTTGTGCTCGATTCGATACTGGTTGGCCAACTAGAATATTGCCGTTCTatgctagatatataagtaatgcGCCGAGGTTTTTCTTATATGCCAACTTAGCAGCTACGTAGAAATGGGCCCGGCTTATACGCTTGTAGACGTGCCAATCCCATCTAAGTGTCCTAAACACCGGCGCGATGCAGGGTAGGCTTGTCCCCAGTTTCTGCTGAGTCATAGCGTTGTCTTGGCAGCACCGCTCTTCGGAGGCTGAATCATGACTTTTACCTCAGTCCTCGCTTGTAACGGACATCACCATCTAAAACTCCGATCATCAACAGCGTAGTCAATACATCGAAAGAACTTATAGCGGATACCAAATAAATCTTTCTTTCTATAATGGAGCGCCGGTCCAAAACTCGAGCGACGCTTGCCTGTCTTCCTTGTCGCAACCAGCATCTCAAATGTGATGGCACACGTCCTACTTGCTCCCGATGCCAAAGCCTGTCCAGAAACTGCGCATTTCCCGAATCGCGTCGAAGCGGTAGCTATAAAGCAAAGTCAAGAAAAACGTGGGCTCAAGATTTCCAGCCGCATAATTTGACACCCACCGATAGCCTTACATCGCTTGATCCGGAACTACAACAGCCACCATCGGAGTCACTCTCAAGCTTTGGAGTGATGGAGAGTCAACACGATGGGGGAATCGAGCTTATCGATTTGTATTATGAGAACTTTCACCCTTGTCATCCTTTTATCCTGCCGAGGTCAGCTCTTTAAGCGAGGTATGCCGCTGGATACCCTAATATTCAGCATGTCATGGCTGCTGTTCAACATATTGGCTCTTTCTACACGAGCAACCCTGCCATTGGAATCCAAGATTCTCTTTTGGGGCAGACGGAACAGATAGATGGATTCACCGTGCAGGCGACCCTACTCACGGCATTGGCAAAGAGCATGTGCGCGGAGCAGGGCCCTGCCGATGAACTACTATTGAAGGCAATGCACCAAGCAAACCTCATTGGCATGGATACCAAGGCACTTGCAGACATTGTTTCTGAAAGCGATCCGGTGCTCGCAGAAAGTTGGAGGCGCACAATGTGGATGTTGTACGTGAGCGACGCAAACTTTGCCGTTATCCGACAGGACTATACCTTGAGGCTGAAGGACATGAGCTTCGACATGGAACTACCATGCGAAGATAAGGAGTACAATGAAATGGTGATTCGCCCGGACATATCCCAGTATCAATGTCTTCATTGCTAAACTGAAACTACAAAGCTCATCCCGCCGACAAGAACGACATTTGCAGAGTATCATAACCGCGAGTACGACATGCAAGAAAAATCGTTTTCTTCGTTTGCATACTACATCGATGCAAGTGTAATATTTGCTACCACACTCCACGCAtcgctcaagttcaagacgACATCTAAAGCAGAGACACTGTGTGATGACCTCGAGGCCAAGATCGCTGGCTGGTTTGCCATGCTACCGCCAAGTAAACGAGATCTCGATGTTCGGCCTGCCTTTTTGGATCAGCTGATTTTCCAATCACATATGATGATGTACACGTAAGAGAAGAAATCGCATATGTTTTTAGCTAGTTGCGCAATCGAGCTGACCCAAAGAATCATAGATGTCTCGCTTACATACACAGGCCCTTCTCCACCCTTCGATATGACCCTATTGAAGCAATCTCAAGCTGTGGGTCGCCTCCCCCTCCGCTGTTCTTAGGAATCAGCGGTGGAAGCGGACTGAACCGTCAGTCACATCTGCAAAAGCTCTTGCAAGCCATCCGCAAGCAGAACCAGTGCCTTATCATCCTTCCCGCCGGCTCAGCCCAGCTATCCCCTTTCGTCATCTGTATGGTTGCCTGCTGCACCATTGCTCACCTCGTAGCTTGCAAGTCGGCACtaccagaagatgaagccgaAGTAGCCCGATCCCGGATCCGCGTTTGCCTTGGCACGCTCAGGCATTATGAGGGCATATGGCCGAGGGCCAAGAAGATATTACTAGAGCTCAAGAGAATCGCCAATTCCATTCTCCAAACTGAGATGGTCACCTTGCAGTTTCAGTCCGCCTATACTGAAGTCTCTGCAGGTCAGCAAGACACCACCATTGGGGATTTATTTGAAGAAGAGTGGCTTGATGCTCTGAGGGATTTGACATGAGGGGAGAGATCGGAGGACGTGCTGTATTAGAGATCGTAAAATGAAGCTGTAGTGGCATGGACTGAGCTGATGAGTAAACAAAtgaaaaatattaaagagcAAAAGCGGTGCTAGAGCTTTCTCGGTGATTTGTTTTTCTATGTATCATCTAGTCTACTATCAATAAAAGTGATAGACCAAGTACGTACTCGGACATCTGTTCGCTCTCTTCCCCGAAAGTGGTCATCCATGGTGAATTGCTTCGGCATAAGGGGGGGGCTCCACCCAAATCCCGAATTGCCTAAGGGCGGGGCGAAACCCTCTGGTCGTCCCGAATACCCTCACATTAATCGGACTGTATTAAAGAAAGCAGCTGAAAGTTCGGACAAGAATTTTAGTATAAAGCAAAACACGTAGACTACCTCATATCTTGAGAGgatgcaacaccaacatttCACACACTTTAGAGTCATCATCACTACCTTGTCAGCATGACAGCACAGTATTTCCGGACCACGGCCCTGGGCACGATTGTCAGGTTAGCAACAAGAAATCGATTCCTCGCATTGAAGAGCTACAAATATGAGTATCCCGAGGAAGCAAGCAGCGAATCCTCACACTCCAATCCTCAGATCGAGGATGGTTGCATACTTGTTGGATGGTAAGTGATGAGTATTGCTCTGTTAATCTTTCTTTCTGCCTTTCTCACGCCAGAAACCAGGAAATCAGACGATGATCCCGAGAATCCTCACAATTGGTCTacgatgaggaagactgCGGTGGCCGCCTTGATCTGGTAAGTTTATATCTGGTTCAGTGAATCCCTATCACGTGCTGAAACTAAAACTCTTTTCAATAGCTTATACACTTTTACCATCTATTGCGGGTCGTCGATTTACGTTCCAAGCGTCGGGTACGTTGAAGATTTGTTACATATGAGGACGGTACACTAAATCGGCGTGTAGACAAGTCATGCAAGAGTTCGACGTCACAGAAACAGCCGCGTCGCTAGGTCTCGCTCTCTACGTTCTCGGATGTGTGTTCTTCTCAATCACCGCTATGATATTTTGATATAGGCTGATGATAATCTACAGATGGATTTGGGCCGCTTCTTTTTTCTCCGCTCAGCGAAATCCCCTACATCGGCCGTAACCCGATCTACATTATTACTTTTGCCATCTTCAATCTTCTCTGTATTGGAGCGGCATTGACAGAGAGCTTTGCCGGATTCCTTGTCATTCGTTTCCTGCAAGGCTTCTTTGGAAGCCCATGCCTCGCCACTGGCGCTGCGAGCCTCACCGACATGGTAACGCCTAATCTTCTCAAGTGCCATCGTACTTTCTAGCGACTAACTACCTGCTGAATAGTTCTCCGTCATCTACATCCCATACAGTCTAGCGGCGTGGTCAGGGGCTATGTATTGTGGCCCGGCACTTGGCCCATTGCTTTCAGGCTTCTCAGTTGTTGTCAAAGGGTGAGCTACTCCTGATTTTGTAAATTTGGACCTCTTCTAACCAGCAATAGATGGCGATGGTCTATGTGTGAACTGCTGTGGCTCTCGTGCTTTgtcttcgtcctcctcgtTGTCTTCTTACCCGAGACATCTACACCGACGTTGATGTACCGCAGATCGAAACTACTGAGCGAAGACGCTGGCTCGGAGAAATACATTGACGCAACGTCCATTGCGTTGAGGGCGGTGAAACCCAGGGATGCCATAAAAGCGGCGCTGATTAAGCCATTTGAGATCTCCCTCAAGGATCCTTCAATCGCGTTTGTGAACATTTACGTAAGCTGCCTTGACAAAGTTACCTGTCTTACATCTAACCCCTCCGTGAAGACTTCCTTTACTTATGGCAT
Coding sequences within it:
- a CDS encoding hypothetical protein (EggNog:ENOG41), translating into MAAVQHIGSFYTSNPAIGIQDSLLGQTEQIDGFTVQATLLTALAKSMCAEQGPADELLLKAMHQANLIGMDTKALADIVSESDPVLAESWRRTMWMLYVSDANFAVIRQDYTLRLKDMSFDMELPCEDKEYNEMLIPPTRTTFAEYHNREYDMQEKSFSSFAYYIDASVIFATTLHASLKFKTTSKAETLCDDLEAKIAGWFAMLPPSKRDLDVRPAFLDQLIFQSHMMMYTPFSTLRYDPIEAISSCGSPPPPLFLGISGGSGLNRQSHLQKLLQAIRKQNQCLIILPAGSAQLSPFVICMVACCTIAHLVACKSALPEDEAEVARSRIRVCLGTLRHYEGIWPRAKKILLELKRIANSILQTEMVTLQFQSAYTEVSAGQQDTTIGDLFEEEWLDALRDLT
- a CDS encoding hypothetical protein (EggNog:ENOG41), encoding MTAQYFRTTALGTIVRLATRNRFLALKSYKYEYPEEASSESSHSNPQIEDGCILVGWKSDDDPENPHNWSTMRKTAVAALICLYTFTIYCGSSIYVPSVGQVMQEFDVTETAASLGLALYVLGYGFGPLLFSPLSEIPYIGRNPIYIITFAIFNLLCIGAALTESFAGFLVIRFLQGFFGSPCLATGAASLTDMRFKALGSYDIPETFLRPGLLGVFGAPIGMFLFGWGARESIPWEVPTMGIVIYCGFSFVVGSGIFIYLPLGYPHYAASLFAANDALRSSFAAAAILFGRPLYLNLGIGKGCSLLGGLSILGIVGFWYLFRYGDQLRKRSKFTTEQ